In Mesorhizobium sp., one DNA window encodes the following:
- a CDS encoding DNA cytosine methyltransferase, with product MKRTKPIGIELFAGCGGLSTGFLDAGLNVAAGFELDARAVDAYNYNHDYRGSRGFIADLNVATGSELLRLANLKTVDFVVGGPPCQPFSIAGKRQGKRDIRADLIGHFIRIVDELRPLAFMLENVPNLAAISAGEFLDEVKAELRGLDYAVDHCVVSAADFGVPQNRKRLVVLGMRDRNAVRFPVPTHGTVERPYVSASDAIDDLPDAGEFGETGIYNHEPTAHSADMVARLTRLEPGKRERGSFHDRLHPERPSYTLRAGSGNFSPLRPVHYRHHRVVTVRESARLQGFSDDFRWPDRIPRLQQYRQVGNAVPPPMARAFAECLADQMGWELDPTAFAGDPTVRAPANELTDAERKALRAVRMRGASLGKVAFSRG from the coding sequence ATGAAGAGAACAAAGCCGATCGGAATCGAGCTGTTCGCTGGCTGCGGCGGGCTTTCCACCGGGTTTCTTGATGCTGGCCTTAATGTGGCAGCCGGATTCGAGCTCGATGCTCGGGCCGTGGACGCATATAACTACAACCACGACTATCGAGGCAGCAGGGGATTCATCGCCGATCTCAACGTCGCAACAGGAAGCGAACTGCTTCGGCTAGCGAACTTGAAGACCGTCGATTTCGTCGTTGGCGGGCCTCCCTGTCAGCCGTTTTCGATCGCTGGCAAGAGGCAGGGCAAGCGAGACATTCGGGCCGATCTGATCGGGCATTTCATTAGGATTGTGGACGAGCTTCGGCCGTTGGCGTTCATGCTCGAAAATGTGCCTAATCTCGCGGCGATCTCAGCCGGAGAATTTCTCGACGAGGTCAAGGCCGAGTTGCGAGGGCTGGATTATGCTGTCGACCACTGCGTCGTGTCGGCTGCCGACTTCGGTGTACCGCAGAATCGGAAGCGTCTTGTCGTCCTAGGCATGAGGGACCGAAACGCGGTTCGCTTCCCGGTCCCGACGCATGGGACGGTCGAGCGTCCTTACGTCTCGGCCTCAGATGCAATCGACGATTTGCCCGATGCCGGCGAGTTCGGCGAAACCGGAATCTACAACCACGAGCCTACCGCACATTCGGCAGACATGGTTGCCCGCCTGACTCGTTTGGAGCCGGGCAAGCGCGAGCGCGGGTCGTTTCACGATCGTCTTCATCCCGAGCGCCCATCGTACACGCTTCGCGCTGGATCGGGAAACTTTAGCCCGCTGCGGCCCGTTCACTACAGGCACCATCGAGTCGTCACGGTACGCGAGAGTGCGCGCCTGCAAGGCTTTTCGGACGATTTCCGTTGGCCGGATCGGATCCCCCGCCTGCAGCAATATCGTCAGGTGGGAAATGCCGTGCCTCCGCCGATGGCCAGAGCCTTTGCGGAATGCCTCGCCGACCAAATGGGATGGGAATTAGACCCGACTGCGTTTGCTGGCGATCCGACTGTGCGAGCCCCGGCAAACGAACTCACCGACGCGGAAAGGAAAGCTTTGCGCGCCGTGAGAATGCGTGGAGCCTCGCTCGGCAAGGTCGCCTTTTCGAGAGGATGA
- a CDS encoding very short patch repair endonuclease, with product MADRISAERRSWLMSRVAAKNTTPELAVRRQAHAMGLRFRLHRRDLPGCPDLVFVKYRTVVFVHGCFWHRHVGCSKATTPKSSVEYWKAKFERNEHRDAWALRALEKAGWRVLTIWECDTRHSDKVASILAQVTVPEEI from the coding sequence ATGGCAGACCGAATATCAGCAGAGCGCCGCTCATGGTTGATGAGTCGCGTCGCGGCGAAGAATACGACGCCCGAGTTGGCGGTGAGGAGGCAAGCCCATGCGATGGGGCTTCGGTTTCGCTTGCATCGCCGCGATTTACCCGGTTGCCCAGATTTGGTGTTTGTTAAGTATCGGACCGTTGTCTTCGTTCACGGCTGCTTCTGGCACCGACATGTGGGATGTTCGAAGGCCACAACGCCAAAATCCAGCGTCGAGTATTGGAAGGCGAAGTTCGAGCGCAATGAGCATCGAGACGCTTGGGCGCTGCGGGCCCTCGAGAAGGCGGGCTGGCGAGTGCTGACTATATGGGAATGCGATACCCGGCATTCGGACAAAGTCGCAAGCATCCTTGCGCAGGTGACGGTCCCGGAAGAAATCTAA
- the ppdK gene encoding pyruvate, phosphate dikinase: MTKWVYSFGDGRAEGKAGDKNLLGGKGANLAEMSSLGLPVPPGFTVTTEVCTHYYANDRSYPAELKGQVEAALAEIGRITGKAFGDPERLLLVSVRSGARASMPGMMDTVLNLGLNDETVEALGRESRDERFAWDSYRRFIQMFSDVVLELDHEVFEEILEEEKDRKGYELDTEFTAGELRHLVALYKEKVEAELGKPFPQDPHEQLWAAIGAVFSSWMNARAITYRRLHSIPESWGTAVNVQAMVFGNMGETSATGVAFTRNPSTGEKALYGEFLVNAQGEDVVAGIRTPQNITEAARIAAGSDKPSLEKVMPDAYREFVSISQRLEKHYRDMQDLEFTIERGRLWMLQTRSGKRTAKAALKIAVEMAAEGLISRQEAVARIDPASLDQLLHPTIDPKAKREIIGSGLPASPGAATGEIVFTSDEAEEARKAGRKVILVRVETSPEDIHGMHAAEGILTTRGGMTSHAAVVARGMGKPCVSGAGGLRVDVRNGTLMAMGVTLRKGDMITIDGGTGQVLKGAVAMLQPELSGDFAKIMEWADATRRMKVRTNAETPADARMARSFGAEGIGLCRTEHMFFDGDRIVAMREMILADTEAGRRAALAKLLPMQRSDFVELFEIMAGLPVTIRLLDPPLHEFLPKTEDEIGEVAASMGVPADKLRQRTEALHEFNPMLGHRGCRLAVSYPEIAEMQARAIFEAAVEAAKTTGAAVVPEIMVPLVGLKSELDFVKARIDQVGREVMAEARTTIDYLTGTMIELPRAALRAHVIAESAEFFSFGTNDLTQTTFGISRDDASSFLEVYRHKGVIEQDPFVSLDVDGVGELVRMAAEKGRATRPGIKLGICGEHGGDPASISFCEEVGLDYVSCSPFRVPIARLAAAQAAVKKG; encoded by the coding sequence ATGACCAAGTGGGTGTATTCGTTCGGCGACGGCCGTGCCGAGGGCAAGGCAGGCGACAAGAACCTGCTTGGCGGCAAGGGGGCCAATCTGGCCGAAATGTCGTCGCTGGGACTGCCCGTGCCGCCCGGCTTCACCGTCACCACCGAGGTTTGCACGCATTACTACGCCAATGACCGCTCCTATCCGGCGGAACTGAAAGGCCAGGTCGAGGCCGCGCTCGCCGAGATCGGCCGGATCACCGGCAAGGCCTTCGGCGACCCCGAGCGCCTGCTGCTGGTATCGGTGCGCTCGGGGGCGAGGGCATCGATGCCCGGCATGATGGACACCGTCCTCAACCTCGGCCTCAACGACGAGACGGTCGAGGCGCTGGGGCGCGAGTCGCGCGACGAGCGCTTCGCCTGGGACTCCTACCGCCGCTTCATCCAGATGTTCTCGGACGTCGTGCTGGAACTCGACCACGAGGTGTTCGAGGAGATCCTCGAGGAGGAGAAGGACCGCAAGGGCTACGAGCTCGACACCGAGTTCACCGCCGGGGAACTCCGCCACCTGGTCGCGCTCTACAAGGAGAAGGTCGAGGCCGAGCTCGGCAAGCCGTTCCCGCAGGACCCGCACGAGCAGCTGTGGGCCGCCATCGGCGCCGTGTTCTCCTCCTGGATGAACGCGCGCGCCATCACCTACCGCCGCCTGCACTCGATCCCCGAATCCTGGGGCACGGCGGTCAACGTCCAGGCCATGGTGTTCGGCAACATGGGCGAGACCTCGGCCACCGGCGTCGCCTTCACCCGCAACCCCTCCACCGGCGAGAAGGCGCTCTACGGCGAGTTCCTGGTCAATGCCCAAGGCGAAGACGTGGTCGCCGGCATCCGCACGCCGCAGAACATCACCGAGGCCGCCCGCATCGCCGCCGGCTCCGACAAGCCCTCGCTCGAAAAGGTGATGCCCGACGCCTACCGCGAATTCGTGTCGATCTCGCAGCGGCTGGAAAAGCACTACCGCGACATGCAGGATCTCGAATTCACCATCGAGCGCGGCCGGCTGTGGATGCTGCAGACCCGCTCCGGCAAGCGCACCGCCAAGGCGGCACTGAAGATCGCCGTCGAGATGGCCGCCGAAGGGCTGATCAGCCGCCAGGAGGCGGTCGCCCGCATCGACCCGGCGTCGCTCGACCAGCTGCTGCACCCGACCATCGACCCCAAGGCCAAGCGCGAGATCATCGGCTCGGGCCTGCCGGCCTCGCCGGGAGCGGCCACCGGCGAGATCGTCTTCACCTCGGACGAGGCCGAGGAGGCCCGCAAGGCCGGCCGCAAGGTGATCCTGGTGCGGGTCGAGACCAGCCCCGAGGACATTCATGGCATGCACGCCGCAGAAGGCATCCTCACCACCCGCGGCGGCATGACCAGCCACGCCGCCGTGGTGGCGCGCGGCATGGGCAAGCCCTGCGTCTCGGGCGCCGGCGGACTGCGCGTCGACGTCAGGAACGGCACGCTGATGGCGATGGGCGTGACGCTGAGAAAGGGCGACATGATCACCATCGACGGCGGCACCGGCCAGGTGCTGAAGGGCGCCGTTGCCATGCTGCAGCCGGAACTGTCGGGCGACTTCGCCAAAATCATGGAATGGGCCGACGCGACGCGGCGCATGAAGGTGCGCACCAATGCCGAGACGCCGGCGGATGCGCGCATGGCCCGCTCATTCGGCGCCGAGGGCATCGGGCTGTGCCGCACCGAGCACATGTTCTTCGACGGCGACCGGATCGTCGCCATGCGCGAGATGATTTTGGCCGACACCGAGGCCGGCCGGCGCGCGGCGCTGGCGAAACTCCTGCCGATGCAGCGCTCGGACTTCGTCGAACTGTTCGAGATCATGGCGGGCCTTCCCGTCACCATCCGCCTGCTCGACCCGCCGCTGCACGAATTCCTGCCCAAGACCGAGGACGAGATCGGCGAGGTGGCGGCCTCGATGGGCGTGCCGGCGGACAAGCTGCGCCAGCGCACCGAGGCGCTGCACGAGTTCAACCCGATGCTCGGCCATCGCGGCTGCCGGCTGGCGGTCTCCTATCCCGAGATCGCCGAGATGCAGGCCCGCGCCATCTTCGAGGCGGCCGTCGAGGCGGCGAAGACGACGGGGGCGGCCGTGGTGCCCGAAATCATGGTGCCGCTTGTCGGGCTGAAGAGCGAGCTCGACTTCGTCAAGGCGCGCATCGACCAGGTCGGCCGCGAGGTCATGGCGGAAGCCCGCACGACGATCGACTATCTGACCGGCACGATGATCGAGCTGCCGCGCGCCGCGCTGCGCGCCCATGTGATCGCCGAGAGCGCCGAATTCTTCTCCTTCGGCACCAACGACCTGACCCAGACGACGTTCGGGATTTCGCGCGACGACGCGTCGAGCTTCCTCGAGGTCTATCGCCACAAGGGGGTGATCGAGCAGGACCCGTTCGTCTCGCTCGACGTCGACGGGGTGGGCGAACTGGTGCGCATGGCGGCGGAGAAGGGCCGCGCGACGCGGCCGGGCATAAAACTCGGCATCTGCGGCGAGCATGGCGGCGACCCGGCCTCGATCTCGTTCTGCGAGGAGGTGGGGCTCGACTACGTGTCGTGCTCGCCCTTCCGCGTGCCGATCGCGCGACTGGCGGCGGCGCAGGCGGCGGTGAAGAAGGGGTGA
- a CDS encoding acyl-CoA thioesterase: MMTESDAKPAGELVLRTLAMPADTNAAGDIFGGWVMAQMDLACGIRAAERAKGRVVTVAVEKMVFAKPMKVGDTLSIYADITRVGRTSMTLSLEAWAQRYLSDVMEKVTHADFVMVALDDQNKPTRIPPE; the protein is encoded by the coding sequence ATGATGACCGAGAGCGACGCGAAACCCGCCGGAGAGCTGGTGCTGCGCACCCTGGCGATGCCAGCCGACACCAATGCCGCCGGCGACATCTTCGGCGGCTGGGTCATGGCGCAGATGGACCTTGCCTGCGGCATCCGCGCCGCCGAGCGCGCCAAGGGCCGCGTCGTCACGGTGGCGGTCGAGAAGATGGTCTTCGCCAAGCCGATGAAGGTCGGCGACACGCTGTCGATCTATGCCGACATCACCCGCGTCGGCCGCACCTCGATGACGCTTTCACTCGAAGCCTGGGCGCAGCGCTACCTCTCCGACGTGATGGAAAAAGTCACCCACGCCGACTTCGTCATGGTCGCGCTCGATGACCAGAACAAGCCGACGCGCATTCCGCCCGAGTGA
- a CDS encoding helix-turn-helix domain-containing protein, with protein MKPGHIHHTEDCRAVSEVLSRVGDKWTVLVVQYLGSGPMRFSELKRSIGGISQKMLTTTLRGLERDGFVTRTVFPTIPPRVDYELTELGHELLTPVSALGEWARRNIIRIREARERFDVAGV; from the coding sequence GTGAAACCAGGTCACATCCACCACACCGAGGACTGCCGAGCTGTGAGCGAGGTGCTGTCCCGGGTGGGAGACAAATGGACCGTTCTGGTGGTCCAGTATCTCGGCTCGGGGCCGATGCGCTTCTCCGAGCTGAAGCGCTCGATCGGCGGCATATCGCAGAAGATGCTGACCACCACGCTACGCGGCCTGGAGCGCGACGGGTTTGTCACACGCACTGTATTTCCAACGATTCCGCCGCGCGTCGACTACGAACTGACGGAACTCGGACATGAACTCCTGACCCCCGTGTCGGCGCTGGGCGAGTGGGCACGCCGGAATATCATCCGCATTCGCGAGGCGCGCGAACGCTTCGACGTCGCCGGCGTGTGA
- a CDS encoding NAD(P)H-dependent oxidoreductase produces MSKPKIGIVIGSTREGRFADKPANWIYEIAKARGDIEVELIDLRDFPLPFFDEPASPAWAPSQNEIAQKWQRKVAAFDGFVFTAAEYNRGPTAVLKNAIDYAYREWNKKAVGFIGYGGVGGARAVEQLRLIAIETQMAPVRAGVHIAWADMLPVMQGQKKLEEYEHLKQAAGDMLDQVVWWTKALVAARRSEAAEAAIAA; encoded by the coding sequence ATGTCCAAGCCCAAGATTGGAATCGTCATCGGCAGCACCCGCGAGGGTCGTTTCGCCGACAAGCCCGCCAACTGGATCTACGAGATCGCCAAGGCGCGCGGCGACATCGAGGTCGAACTGATCGATCTGCGCGACTTCCCGCTGCCCTTCTTCGACGAACCGGCGTCGCCGGCCTGGGCGCCCTCGCAGAACGAAATCGCCCAGAAATGGCAGAGGAAGGTCGCCGCCTTCGACGGCTTCGTCTTCACCGCCGCCGAATACAACCGCGGCCCGACCGCCGTTCTCAAGAACGCGATCGACTATGCCTACAGGGAGTGGAACAAGAAGGCCGTCGGCTTCATCGGCTATGGCGGCGTAGGTGGCGCGCGTGCGGTCGAACAGTTGCGCCTGATCGCGATCGAGACGCAGATGGCTCCGGTCCGCGCCGGCGTCCACATTGCCTGGGCCGACATGCTGCCGGTCATGCAGGGTCAGAAGAAGCTCGAGGAATACGAGCACCTCAAGCAGGCCGCCGGCGACATGCTCGACCAGGTCGTCTGGTGGACCAAGGCGTTGGTCGCCGCCCGCCGCTCGGAAGCCGCGGAAGCCGCCATCGCCGCCTGA
- a CDS encoding extensin family protein: MGSIARGFAAATLLGAAAAILAACSSDVLRPEIDVTPTAALVAPAPIATVPAGPVAEPFEQVVAEPALTLSDTTDPDVTYADPAMGEPAMSVPAAPEPAPVYAAQAPASAMKVLPPPPLDEAQEPRVIQAAITPGPGLQRLVPSNPYMNQEPEYRDRNAVPGAMPRSEADCRRELKRIGATYQDLPPIGDGNYCGIDYPVKLAKLSGDIAIKPAATLSCQMALQVAKWTKHELGPSARRRYLTGVKAIHQGSSYSCRKIRGSRTMSEHSKGNALDIMRIELDSGRKIGVKKPGFFAFREKGLLNNVRADACGYFSTVLGPGYDRDHKDHFHFDIAKRRNGYKACR, from the coding sequence ATGGGATCGATCGCGCGCGGCTTCGCGGCGGCGACTTTGCTTGGCGCGGCCGCCGCCATCCTCGCCGCCTGCTCGTCAGACGTGCTGCGTCCGGAGATCGACGTGACGCCGACCGCAGCCCTGGTCGCGCCAGCTCCCATCGCCACGGTGCCGGCCGGGCCTGTTGCCGAACCGTTCGAACAGGTTGTCGCCGAGCCGGCCTTGACCCTGTCCGACACGACCGATCCTGACGTGACCTACGCGGACCCGGCCATGGGCGAGCCGGCGATGTCCGTGCCCGCCGCGCCGGAACCCGCTCCGGTCTATGCCGCTCAGGCTCCGGCATCCGCGATGAAAGTGCTGCCGCCACCGCCACTCGACGAGGCGCAGGAGCCGCGCGTGATCCAGGCGGCGATCACGCCCGGACCCGGGCTGCAGCGGCTGGTGCCGTCCAATCCCTACATGAACCAGGAGCCGGAATACCGCGACCGCAACGCCGTTCCCGGCGCGATGCCGCGGAGCGAGGCCGACTGCCGTCGCGAACTGAAGCGCATCGGCGCGACCTATCAGGATCTGCCACCGATCGGCGACGGCAACTATTGCGGCATCGACTATCCGGTGAAACTGGCAAAACTGTCGGGGGACATCGCCATCAAGCCGGCGGCGACGCTGTCCTGCCAGATGGCGCTGCAGGTGGCGAAATGGACCAAGCACGAACTGGGCCCGTCGGCGCGCCGGCGCTATCTCACCGGCGTGAAGGCGATCCACCAGGGGTCGAGCTATTCCTGCCGCAAGATTCGCGGTTCGCGCACCATGTCGGAACATTCGAAGGGCAACGCGCTCGACATCATGCGCATCGAACTCGACAGCGGCAGGAAGATCGGGGTGAAGAAGCCCGGCTTCTTCGCCTTCCGCGAGAAGGGCTTGTTGAACAATGTCCGCGCCGACGCCTGCGGCTATTTCTCCACGGTGCTCGGTCCCGGTTACGACCGCGACCACAAGGACCATTTCCACTTCGACATCGCCAAGCGCCGCAACGGCTACAAGGCCTGCCGTTGA
- a CDS encoding extensin family protein, which translates to MLASLFALALAASGPAALGAQDVPVPEPRPAQAGDPSGTSPGGEDAAQHRRGGKGEGGRDSVKDDAELPDAGEAPTPQPRPDRNGAAKGSPKRADEMTGEDKEAADTGEAAPSLMPPRRSATMPAGEIACRSSLRELGATFEEQPQLADASGCSVEWPVSVSTLSDDVKIIPAAVMTCAAARRAAEFVRDQIAPKAASILGSPLVAIRQDSAYVCRPRNGTSKLSEHAFGNALDIGAFTLKDGRTVVVGSATKREEGEFMLAVRLAACGPFTTVLGPGSDADHASHFHFDLAKRRPGSTFCQ; encoded by the coding sequence ATGCTGGCCAGCCTGTTCGCGCTGGCGCTAGCGGCATCGGGGCCGGCCGCGCTGGGCGCACAGGACGTGCCGGTGCCGGAGCCGCGCCCGGCGCAGGCCGGCGATCCATCGGGAACCTCGCCTGGTGGGGAGGATGCGGCGCAGCACAGAAGAGGCGGGAAAGGCGAGGGCGGAAGGGACAGTGTAAAGGATGACGCCGAACTGCCCGACGCCGGCGAGGCGCCTACACCCCAGCCGCGTCCGGATCGCAACGGCGCGGCGAAGGGCTCGCCAAAGCGGGCCGACGAGATGACGGGCGAGGACAAGGAGGCCGCCGACACCGGCGAGGCGGCGCCGTCGCTGATGCCGCCGCGGCGCTCGGCCACGATGCCGGCGGGGGAGATCGCCTGCCGATCGAGCCTGAGGGAACTAGGGGCAACGTTCGAAGAACAGCCGCAGCTCGCCGATGCCAGCGGGTGTTCGGTCGAGTGGCCCGTGTCGGTCTCGACGCTGTCCGATGACGTGAAGATTATCCCTGCGGCCGTCATGACCTGCGCGGCGGCGCGGCGCGCGGCGGAATTCGTGCGCGACCAGATCGCGCCGAAGGCGGCGTCGATCCTCGGCTCGCCGCTCGTCGCGATCCGGCAGGATTCGGCCTATGTCTGCCGGCCGCGCAACGGCACCTCGAAGCTCTCCGAGCACGCCTTCGGCAATGCGCTCGACATCGGCGCCTTCACGCTGAAGGACGGCAGAACGGTCGTCGTCGGCTCGGCAACGAAACGGGAGGAGGGCGAATTCATGCTGGCCGTCCGGCTCGCCGCCTGCGGCCCGTTCACGACGGTGCTCGGCCCCGGCTCGGACGCCGACCATGCCTCGCACTTCCATTTCGATCTCGCCAAGCGGCGGCCGGGCTCGACGTTCTGCCAGTGA
- a CDS encoding VOC family protein, whose protein sequence is MRKTGKLDYLELSAGGSMDSVKAFYASVFGWSFTDYGPTYAAFDEGLEGGFQGDRAEAPAKPLPVLYSENLDETFAAVEAAGATILRPIFSFPGGRRFHFADPAGNELAVWG, encoded by the coding sequence ATGCGCAAGACCGGAAAGCTCGACTATCTCGAACTCTCCGCCGGCGGATCGATGGACAGCGTCAAGGCATTCTACGCCTCCGTCTTCGGCTGGTCGTTCACCGACTATGGGCCGACCTATGCCGCCTTCGACGAAGGCCTGGAGGGCGGTTTCCAGGGCGACAGGGCCGAGGCTCCGGCCAAGCCCCTTCCCGTGCTCTACTCCGAAAACCTCGACGAGACGTTCGCGGCGGTCGAGGCGGCGGGCGCCACCATCCTCCGGCCGATCTTCTCGTTCCCAGGCGGCCGCCGCTTCCATTTCGCCGACCCTGCCGGCAACGAGCTGGCTGTGTGGGGGTGA
- a CDS encoding PepSY domain-containing protein produces MTTKEAIVKPIVLAASILLLAAGIGFAEERPPTQEERARVEAALRADGYTAWGEIQLDDGSAWEVDDAVDAEGREWDLELEAGTLVVSKKDD; encoded by the coding sequence ATGACCACCAAGGAAGCCATCGTGAAACCGATCGTCCTCGCCGCCTCCATTCTGCTTCTTGCCGCCGGAATCGGCTTTGCCGAGGAGCGCCCGCCGACGCAGGAGGAACGCGCCCGCGTGGAGGCCGCGCTCAGAGCCGATGGCTATACAGCCTGGGGTGAAATCCAGCTGGACGACGGCAGCGCCTGGGAGGTGGACGACGCGGTCGACGCGGAAGGCCGGGAGTGGGACCTCGAACTGGAGGCTGGCACGCTGGTGGTCTCGAAGAAGGACGACTGA